The DNA segment tacaggaAACGAATAAATTTCTAGCCTACgcgtatacagtacatgtctcAATTATTGGTATACGcaaagtataattatcacaattaGTTTCTTCAATCTTAAAACTTTTCAACAAAACAAATTCAAACAATATCATTCTGGACAGACGTAGAAAGGTCGGCTAACCCCaagatatatacatgcacgcgcatatacatgtatacaaattaatcatgtacatgcatgtatgtggtATGGGTACAGTATCTACTTGCTTGCACTCGTGGGTTTTGTCAGTTCAGCCATGGCTTGTGGTCGGTTAAAGATACCTTGAACACAAGAGTGTCATCTTTGAGGTACTGAATGTTCTGGTCAGCATTGTAATCGAGGTCAGCGTGGGAGATGAATGTATGGTAGCCCCCTCCACATGGTGCTCTCTCAACATCTACCACTCTCTGACTGCTCTTACTTTCTGCTGGGAATGTAAACATCATAATATGGTGATGGTTGTTGTCCTCCAGTTGGTTGAGTAGCTGGACTGTGACCGTCCCAGTGAACGGCCAGGACAGAGAGTCATCATTGTCTCCCTTCATGAGATGGGCAAACACTGAAACATGAGTGCCCTCACCAGGACCCCATCCATTGGCATTAACTATCAAGCACATTTTATAGCCAGTGTACGAGGTGTAGAATGGAGGACTGTAAAATAGATTTTTGTCACTGTTTAGTTTTCGATAATTAGGTAGTTTGATTGTACAAGGAACCGTACTAGTTAATTTAAGCAGATGAGAGTTCGTTTTAGTAAGCTCTAGAACTTTTTCGGTTGTCACTTGGAAGTGAAGTTGGACATCTTCTTCATGCTTCGAGAGGTCTTTGCGTAGAGGTTTCTCTTCACATCCGACTCTGGCATACTTGCAGGGCACAGGTTCAAAGTCACACCTGGATCGATGATTAGGACCCTCAAGATGTGCGTACAGATCTCCCAGTTCCCCCGTCCACCCACAGCCATTCTTTTGGTTGTCACACTTCACCTTGAGGGACCTGATTTGCCGAGTACCTATTATATAGTATAAGTAATACACTGCACTACGCACACATGACCTCTTACTTTTTGCATCTTTGAAGTCAGTGAGGTTCTTCCGACAGTTTGGGCAAGTCGTCTCATTCTTTTTATTCATTTCAGTGATGCAGCTATGACAGAATATTTTGCCACATTCGTTGGTAGTATCTCCAGGATGTTGGTGAGGGTCCCTGGCCACACAGAGGCAGATGAGACACTTGAGGTCATCAGGAGGATCCTCCAACCAGTTCAGATCATAGCCACCTATGCTATTGGATGCCATATCTTAAGACAAGCGTCTCTTCAAGGTTCTTCGCAAAAAGACAGTTTACCCATATAATTAGGTAGGGTAACccccataattaattatggccATGCATGTGCCCAgggcacaataataattacattcaCTTTCACATGATTATTTATGGTTTGTTAAAGAAATTCTTGAATGGTATTAATATTGGCGTATCAATGAAGTGATGATATAATAATTCTAAACATGATAATAATTTAAAACCAATGAACGCAACATGTGGGAGAGTCGATAAGTTCAAAGTTCAACGAGTGTAGTAGTCGGGATCTTCATCACTCTCATCAGAACTGATCATCTGAGCAACTGGTTAAGGAAACCTTCATATTAGTGATTTCTAAGGGCCCCAATCACCTACATATTTACTATGTACGTCATAGGTAATTTTAGTTGCTACAAGCACAGCTATCAATGTGGGCCCGAAAGCAATCGCtaatctaagcacaccattttATTGTAACACTatcaaacagctactaaatgcatattTTGCTGAGatttgaaattggacgttccCACACAAGTTATAAACGAACATTAATTCAGCACACAAAAAATCGTGGATACAATTTTTCTCTTTTTCTTGGGCCTGACTCTTCTGTCTGAGGTTGATCCTCTCCTCCCCCGAGACTTGTGTGAGGAGGTGCTGGTCAGACTACTAGCAGAGGACACTCGAGATAACCGCCGTGTGGTAGACTCTACCTCCTCGGGTCTGGTCACTGGGACAGCCTCCTGTAGTTAAATATAGTTCCAGTATTTGAATAAGTTGAAGGCATGTCATTACAGGCTATAGTAGTCATTTGTATACAAGAGTGTTTGTGAAGTTGTGAAATAGGCCTAACAGGGTTTCTATTCATGGCAGGCTATAAGTATAGCGAAAATAATCATAAGAGGCTGTCGGAGTGAGCATAATGACAGCTTCTATACGTCACAGGCTTAATCGCAAGCAAGTTACAAGGCTCTCAAATAACACACACGTAGAGATTCATGCTTGTCCCCCCTCCCACCTTGCTGTCGTGAGCCCTATTCTGCTCAGTGGGGGGTCCCCTAGTCTCTGTGGGAGGTCCCCTAGTGGTCTCCTGGTCAGAGCCATCCTCATCAAATGGGTCCAACTTGTTCATCAGATCCTTGAACTAAATGGAGGGGAGGTAGACAAATTATCACATAGCTATTTTTAAAGCTAAATAGGCACATTGGAGTTACTTATATCTAATTTGACAGAATGTAGCTAAATAATGAATGCTTACTTATGTATGGCCACACTTCAATTACAAACTCATAACTACGATATTGCTAACAAGCTGCAAACGCTCTGTGCTGATTATAATTTAATGAGGCAGTACAAACAAGGTACAGCAGaggcacacacaacaacacacaAGGCCATTCAGATGCAATCGTATGTACCTCCGTGTACTGTCTCAGACAATCGTCCTTGGTTTTCAGTGTTTGTTTCTCACCCATCCACTCACACCTAGCCTCTTCCATCACCTGCcgagggtcaaagttcactccAGAGCGACGAGAGACTGCCTTGTCATATGTCTTACTGGGCTCAGTGGGCGAGTACTTTTGACACTTGCTGTAGAAACACAATATTGGGTGATTTTTGAATGTGGCCACATACACAGCTCCAAGTGCTGCAAAGTGTGTACCAGTTATGGTCGGCCTATGAGGGTTGCTTTGATGGTACATGCTTGAAAGTCACAGTGTTGCgtagacacacccactcacacgcacgcacgtacgcgcgcgcacacacacacacacacacacacacacacacacacccacacacacacacacacacacacacagcttaccTGTCAGAGAGTCCGTAGCATTTCTTAAGATGCTGTTTGAGTAGTAACAGGAGCACACAACCTTGACTGGATCGACAGCAGTCAATGAGCTGACTCAAGTCACAAGGCTGCTGGCCTGTATGGGGACAAGCAGAGAGATTTATTATTGACAATTAGCTCTAGAAATTGACAATTTTTAGAATTGATAGCAGAGGTATCAACGTACTGAGTGAGTGGATATCTTCATCGTCCAGATGGGCAGGTCCAGTGGAGACAGTACCTAGGGTCTGTATACACAACAGTAATGCACACACTGACAACAGTTCATTACCAGCAAGGTAGTGTTATAGTGGGGTGAGCAACAAAGGCCCCTCTAGATGCGTAACTATTACATTCATATGCACAATGTAGTCATGGTATGTAAATGATTTTAACCACAATATTTAGAATGTCTGATTTCAAAtcaaaacatgtacatgtaaacatgTATAGTGGCCTGCTAATTTTAGGGGCGTATTTCCGCAAAGCTTTCAAGGGAAAATGCATGTTCGATATTATATAACAAGTTCGCTAAAAAATACTCACAAAAATGGCCAATTATAGCGAAATTTAAACCCTCGAAATTACCCCCATTCAACTTAGAGATTTGTAAGCATACTTAGTAGATAGCAGAAATGATTCACACACCTCTCTGAACTGCTGTAATAGATTAGATCCGGTGACGGACACGGTGAGGTCGATGTGATGGACCACGAAGAGAGGCTCCTCTAGCGTGCTGTAGGGTAGGCAGGCCAGGTTGTCACCCAGGTAGAGCAGGAAACCAATACTGCACTTCTGAGGAAGAAGATGattgtacatacagtacatgaacAAACAACCAGATAGACAGAGTAGTgcttttacatgcatgtagggtTGGGGTGGCTATAAGCATAGTTAAGCATAGTTTACAGGCTCCAAAGCTATTACAACCTCAAAACAAAATATTGAATATTTTGCAAATCAGCCAAATATCAGTGAGTTTCACGATCTAACCTTTGAGTTCTGGCAAGATCGTGATGCCACACAAATACTGGTATAGAtatttgtaattataattattcttgcaaAGCACTCAAAATCCATAAGATGCTCGCAAAAACTCTAGAAATGGTAACAATATTATTTATGGTAAACAGACCTCATAGTCCTCGAAGTGTCGCAGCAGTGATCTCAGGAATGCTCTGCGATGTTGCTTGTTTGAGCGCAGGAGAGTGTACACATGACCCAGCAGTCCGAGCTGGCTGCCCACCGAGTCATTAGCAAACCCTCGTGGAACTTCCTGTACCAATACACACAGGAAGTGACATCACAGGAAGTACTATCATACACTAAAAGAGCACTCACCCCAGCTATAATCTGCTGTAGCTCGTATGATTTCTTTATTCCACTGGTCAACTGGGTCTGTGGAGATGATGGTGTAGgaagatgtataattatcacttaCATTTTAGCTAGCCTACGAAGCTAGCCTTTATATTAAACGTGCCTGCAAGAGATGCCCATATCTTTGAGTGTGTTCAGACAGTTCCCTGTCAGCCTGGCTCTTGGTCACTGCCTCATTGTCTGTGCTCATCACTATCAGGTAGGGGACACActagagggagggagggaggggcaaTACATCAGGACAGTGGATACTGAGACAGACTGCTaggtatacatgcagataCATTCGATCGATCGATATACTATAGTAGTGGTGTGAATAGCTAGTATATCCAATACCTTCACAAGTAACAGCATTGGTTTCTAATACTCTTACATGTACCTGATTAGGATGAACGAGACCCTGATGCATGATCTGTACCACCGACTTGATGGCTCCATTCCTGACAGCCCAGTCACTGTGCAGCATGGCCTCCAGTATAGGAGTAAGAAATGTCTGTGCTATACTGCTGCTCACACTGTGGAGATATAGAGGGAGTGAGGATAATGGGGATAGGGTAATTAGTCTTAATTACAAGGGACATCCCCTCAATCAGAGGCACATATGAGAGTATATAGCAGTGCCAATTAACAGATTACTTGTACCTTGAGTGCTGATCTCCAAACTCCAGCAAATCAGTTTTTTCCACCTCAGACAACGTAGCTATATTGATACAAACAATGGCATTATGCACAGATCAAGCTACACCAGGGACAGTGACTACACCAGGGACAGTGACTACACCAGGGACAGTGACTACCTTGAGTGTCGGCCATCTGTAGTTTAGTTTCAACCTCCTTTAGATAATTGAGAATATTCCTCAAAacctgcacataattatacgctgTAAACGTACTTATAAAGTTCCAATCACAAAACCAAACGTAGCAAAATATACAGAACAACTCTATGGCACCAATAtatagatacacacacacacaataagaCAATAGGTTAGGATCAACGCATTTACTAGTGATATTCACCTGCATTTTCTTGGCTGGATCAGAGTCGCGTGCCAGCCACTCAAAATATAGTTTCTTGACCTCTGGTTTGAGCATCATTTCAGGATAACGAATGGTCAACAATCCTACACAGAGCAGGCGAACAATACTAGCAGAGTGCATGAGCATTATGAAAATACGATAAGGCAAACAAGAGTTTTCTACAATGAATATAAGTGCAAAACTGGTCCCTTTAGTAAAATGATCCTGAagaacatgtactgtatgcgAACGTACGTAAAGCTCTGAGAGATATGGACTATttgtctatacatgtataataatgtcAAGCCTGATGCTTTGTgttacaatacacacacttgTGTCACAGACTGACCTAGCCCCTGGGTGGCTTTGATCTGTAGCTCCTTATCGCCATTGATGATAAAGTACAACAGGTTGGAGTAGACCTGCTTGGCTGACGGACGTGTCTGTAGTATATAGGAACAGGAGCAGTACAAATTATGCAAATATAGATAATAGACGAAAATCGAGAGACAATTCTCCTAAAATAAGTACAATCAGTTGAATGTGCTAGCAAGAACACGTGATGTGTACAGTTGatgctaccgtatagcaggttattttcgtacatgtggaaattttcgtattttatcgtattgtagagcatcaaacaaaaattaaaactgcgaGACTAtcgcaatagattcaacgtcagctgagctgtacaaatatttagAATACAAAATATTTAATTGATCAGTTCATACGAAATTTGCatcaacgaaaattacccgctataattatggtataactATACAAATGCTTTTGGCCCAACTTACTGTGCCCTCTTTGACGGGTACTGTCTCCATATTGAAGTACTTGCACATGACACCCACAGTGAAGATGGAGCGCAGGAGAGAGCCTCTGTGTGACTGCCAGTGAGAGTCATTCGGGGTCGTACTGCGGATCACCCTCATAGAGTTCATACAATCTAGGGGAGGGGGGTACAGTACTCATAACagtaattttatgattttttgaaagcttacaTTGAGAATCGAAAAGTAAATTTTTGGCTGACAAACAAAATACCcatgcccataattatactatctgaaagagctccttctaagctttcagaaaatcataaaatcgttgaatttggaccatcagtATTCACTCTAGAATGCAGACAATAGATATTACTATTATAGGACTTCATTTAGAGGTGTAGGGGGGGGgatagaacataattatgtacaactaCATTTTCCTTTAGTGCTCACTTGTGAACCGTGCATAGCAGTCGTGCACTAGTCCATAGTTGTGTGTCACTCTGTTGACAATAGCCCCCAGGCACTCCACACCACTGGCTATCAGCTGCAGAGAAATAACAATAAAAGATAGTTGACAATAGCACATGCAATTAGGACTAGAAATGGTAGAAATCGTGTAAGGCAACGTGTACTGTATTTGACAAtttattgttattattgttattgtcACTGTAATAGTATTTTCTTACTATAGGTCCATAGTTCATGATGATTTTGACGATGTTACCCTCGAGGGCAGCAAGGAACGAGGGGGAGGGCCTGTCCATGAGAGGGACTACATCCTTCAAGATCCTAGCCATGTACAGTGGGACCATCgcctgtgagtgtgtgagtgtgcgtgtgtgtgtgtgtgtgtgggggggggagtaaATAAAGCattaaacaaaataattatgtctcaaCAACAATAATATAGTGGATAGTGGGCTTAGGAATATCTAATGCAAAACTATTTTCTAGTCACCTTCAAAACTACAATTTCGCGTTTTTTGCGGATTGACCTTGAACCTCGAAATTGGGAATCGTTGTTTACTCCCGGTATTGTAAAGACCTCTCTACCGTATATAGGGcctaggggtgtggtcatttgaacctccaTCCTCGAATAAAAAATTCCATAAAATGAGCAATCCGCGAAATTTTAGTTCCTTGAAAATAAAGCGCTTATACGATAATAGACAACAGTACAGGTACTTAAGAATACTCACGTCAGTAGTTGATCCTAGATAGTGATGGAGGGTGGACACATGACTCAAAAGTAGCGATGGCCTGAGGCTACAGAATAAGTGGAGAGTCTTGGCACACGAGACTAAGTCCATTTTCTCTCCCTTCACGTTCTCATCGTGAGTTAGAACTTTCTGTACTAAACAGTCCACCATCTTCTGGCAAATACACAGTAGGGACTCTACAGCAGCCTTGTCTTCTGATTTCAACATCTAGTGTGAGCAAGCAAAATGCCAGTGATAGTGGTGGACAGGCAAACAGTCACAATTGAGGGAAAAAGAAGTTTGAAAATACATGTAGCCAATTTAATTGCAGGAAAGCTACTAACAAAGAAACTTACCGGTTTCACAAGTTGCTCAAACCACTCGTGTTCACTCCACATACCAACCTGCAAGCACAAGTAACATAACAGCACACAGTGACTACATGAACACACCACATGAAATATATAGTGGTGTGTAGAATGGCAACGTACGACAGTGGTGATGCTGGTGACCCTCCTGAGGAGAGAGTCAGTCTCAGAGCTGATCGGGGGAGGGCTGAACCAGAACTCACGGAACACTCCCACGATCATTTGCTGGACAGTGAGTGAAGGAGTATACACGAGGCTACACTAgcagctcacacacacacacacacacacacacatgtatagtcACGGGCTAAGTCTGCTCCCATCAACCTTGAACCATgtgtactgcacacacacacacacacacacacacacacacacacacacacacacacacacacacacacacacacacacacatgtatagtcAAGGGCTAAGTCTGCTCCCATCAACCTTGAACCATGTGTACTGCATTGGTTGTTTAAAGCTGCCAGGCACACGATTATTCAGGGATATAAAAATTACACCCAGAATAAATTTTCAAATGATGACTATAATCCTTAATTCAACACACAATGTGAGGCCTAAACGAGGTGATTAGTATCCCAACCACTGATTATTataagccccccccccccaaatagCTAGACTATTCACCGAGATTATGTTGGACCAGTCAAACATACTTAGAGTAGACCAATTGCAGGCAAAGACTCTTTATTCCACACTCTACATACCTTGACTGACACTTCTTCAAATTCTATTCTCTTGAGAATGGTGAGGCAGATCTCGTCCACCTTGACACAGTCAGGCTGGAGTACACACACGTCCTTGAAGATCTTGAGCACACGTTTGCGAACACTCACTCCTGAGTCCTGTATCATGCGTTCTGTTAGCCTCTATAAGTGTTAGCCTCTATAAGTGTTAGCCTCTATAAGTGTTAGCCTCTATAATAGTGTTAGCCTCTATACAGTGATAGCCTCTATATAGTGTTAGCCTCAATATAGTCTGCatgatgtatatacattatgtaCAGCTGTTCATTAATCCCAAGTCCGTCTTCCATCGGTAGTCTTCAAACTTGGAGATCCTTGACAAGTCTAGTCAATACTACAATATCAAAACTACTACGTATACAATCAGTACTCCTTACTCTGATTCTCTGACAGAGCATGTCATAATACTGCAGTGTCAGCTCTGGTCTGTTCAGAATAAAACGACCAACAAAATCCACTGCAGCTTCTCTCACAAGTGTCGAGTTATCGTTGCCCCTAATCTCAATCATCTTCTGAACATCCAACTATACATGCAAGAAGATTGTACACAAGTTAAATATGAACACACAGTATGATTGGTTAGGGTTGGCAGTGATGTGCCCTGACTTCTgaagtggtggctattttcaatcttgaatcaaaagttcaaagttcaacatacaaatttgcctcttttatGCAGTGAACTAAGCCTAAAACATGGTTTTGTCTAGCACCAtggaccagtgtgggcacatccctggcTGCTGGTAGTACTTACCCTGGAGAGTATTCCAGGGTCAACAGCCACTATGGTAGAGAGTGACTTCATAGCCCTCGTCCTTACATGCACAGCAGGGTCATTCAGTACACGAATAAACTGGAAGGAGGGGATAGAGTGTGTACATAACCATAGCCTCAGTTCCAGGCCTTTTAATATTGTAGTTTATGCTGGAGTGGATTAATAGTAAATTGAGGGGGTGAgctatgtacagtagaacctcgattatccggacaccttggttccagaagcaggccggataagtgaatatgccggataatcgaatagataaaccacgccttgatccacccactttattgatgaacagcagtgccacatggttgtctgcgcatgcgcaaaagaaaagcaggcatgtctccatg comes from the Halichondria panicea chromosome 4, odHalPani1.1, whole genome shotgun sequence genome and includes:
- the LOC135334739 gene encoding TNF receptor-associated factor 3-like, producing MASNSIGGYDLNWLEDPPDDLKCLICLCVARDPHQHPGDTTNECGKIFCHSCITEMNKKNETTCPNCRKNLTDFKDAKSTRQIRSLKVKCDNQKNGCGWTGELGDLYAHLEGPNHRSRCDFEPVPCKYARVGCEEKPLRKDLSKHEEDVQLHFQVTTEKVLELTKTNSHLLKLTSTVPCTIKLPNYRKLNSDKNLFYSPPFYTSYTGYKMCLIVNANGWGPGEGTHVSVFAHLMKGDNDDSLSWPFTGTVTVQLLNQLEDNNHHHIMMFTFPAESKSSQRVVDVERAPCGGGYHTFISHADLDYNADQNIQYLKDDTLVFKVSLTDHKPWLN
- the LOC135334721 gene encoding nipped-B-like protein isoform X2; the protein is MQSSPSQDDYRQSYPSLVGIAPLLDVLGDLPLPCGLPTSVERCALGTKGISADTRRLLNTTDPIITAKITEALLSVDCSFLDLKEPPPQTVPASPNMKAPPLIQAVMFNMQPVIKLDKIDPKCLQGTNLHKSHRPTQLGGWTNLADTSVSVVPASSAKKQKVNKQSKKRCIVSSSSESDKAVHAVQQRKQPQATKRRKLIVSIPRNLKRESGPNHLTVRLPRSRLSGVLPPPDYKKGEESGFTMIEGQSVPLEHQKFPKKKKKKHHHHSKHNSERDLKLAKFIRLLESSVDLSVGDELLTSLVVNKLAAEVFSLKQHRLLHEVPVDRLVGLLQVMDTHVLDSAQLLLHIPPEGVGYEPRMWREHSRDRVLRSCDAAICILHVATTPHIPNNVLVEESIEQIITVTKYHLENNIYPQFDFVYKMEYKDAAVAHTKKRRGGAGHSTDRDTLAVYHKLTVVLGDVAHLVESHPLTDATILNLTGLGIVPFFVENVSVLQLSALRLVRSIFSRYEKHRDLIIEEIFSSLAKLPTSKRNLRSFKLSNGGSIQMLTALVLQLVQCLVSPRDNSDGTELKGDELDLQLTTGYDLALSIANKFLTKFQKKCTGGKDEDDYRPLFENFVQDLLSTLNLPEWPASEAVLTLLARLLTRTFSVRSNEQSLRLTSIDHLGTIAARLRSDVMAGSERDAQEHIEILAQTLECQDDRKTPSPTEMRRMDAFADNMQQFQKCLIAYINRKSDTDPAYTYARDFYIAQWIYDSQVELEKLLKDPSTIDDLDAIDTAEITNSAMAMQQSETKISMLRSLLNPKKRNSLKRLEGVLDDKRAVVVTKSLASYRALSKSFDMYLRDFIRVLNDPAVHVRTRAMKSLSTIVAVDPGILSRLDVQKMIEIRGNDNSTLVREAAVDFVGRFILNRPELTLQYYDMLCQRIRRLTERMIQDSGVSVRKRVLKIFKDVCVLQPDCVKVDEICLTILKRIEFEEVSVKQMIVGVFREFWFSPPPISSETDSLLRRVTSITTVVGMWSEHEWFEQLVKPMLKSEDKAAVESLLCICQKMVDCLVQKVLTHDENVKGEKMDLVSCAKTLHLFCSLRPSLLLSHVSTLHHYLGSTTDAMVPLYMARILKDVVPLMDRPSPSFLAALEGNIVKIIMNYGPILIASGVECLGAIVNRVTHNYGLVHDCYARFTNCMNSMRVIRSTTPNDSHWQSHRGSLLRSIFTVGVMCKYFNMETVPVKEGTTRPSAKQVYSNLLYFIINGDKELQIKATQGLGLLTIRYPEMMLKPEVKKLYFEWLARDSDPAKKMQVLRNILNYLKEVETKLQMADTQATLSEVEKTDLLEFGDQHSSVSSSIAQTFLTPILEAMLHSDWAVRNGAIKSVVQIMHQGLVHPNQCVPYLIVMSTDNEAVTKSQADRELSEHTQRYGHLLQTQLTSGIKKSYELQQIIAGEVPRGFANDSVGSQLGLLGHVYTLLRSNKQHRRAFLRSLLRHFEDYECSIGFLLYLGDNLACLPYSTLEEPLFVVHHIDLTVSVTGSNLLQQFRETLGTVSTGPAHLDDEDIHSLSQQPCDLSQLIDCCRSSQGCVLLLLLKQHLKKCYGLSDSKCQKYSPTEPSKTYDKAVSRRSGVNFDPRQVMEEARCEWMGEKQTLKTKDDCLRQYTEFKDLMNKLDPFDEDGSDQETTRGPPTETRGPPTEQNRAHDSKEAVPVTRPEEVESTTRRLSRVSSASSLTSTSSHKSRGRRGSTSDRRVRPKKKRKIMISSDESDEDPDYYTR
- the LOC135334721 gene encoding nipped-B-like protein isoform X1 translates to MQSSPSQDDYRQSYPSLVGIAPLLDVLGDLPLPCGLPTSVERCALGTKGISADTRRLLNTTDPIITAKITEALLSVDCSFLDLKEPPPQTVPASPNMKAPPLIQAVMFNMQPVIKLDKIDPKCLQGTNLHKSHRPTQLGGWTNLADTSVSVVPASSAKKQKVNKQSKKRCIVSSSSESDKAVHAVQQRKQPQATKRRKLIVSIPRNLKRESGPNHLTVRLPRSRLSGVLPPPDYKKGEESGFTMIEGQSVPLEHQKFPKKKKKKHHHHSKHNSERDLKLAKFIRLLESSVDLSVGDELLTSLVVNKLAAEVFSLKQHRLLHEVPVDRLVGLLQVMDTHVLDSAQLLLHIPPEGVGYEPRMWREHSRDRVLRSCDAAICILHVATTPHIPNNVLVEESIEQIITVTKYHLENNIYPQFDFVYKMEYKDAAVAHTKKRRGGAGHSTDRDTLAVYHKLTVVLGDVAHLVESHPLTDATILNLTGLGIVPFFVENVSVLQLSALRLVRSIFSRYEKHRDLIIEEIFSSLAKLPTSKRNLRSFKLSNGGSIQMLTALVLQLVQCLVSPRDNSDGTELKGDELDLQLTTGYDLALSIANKFLTKFQKKCTGGKDEDDYRPLFENFVQDLLSTLNLPEWPASEAVLTLLARLLTRTFSVRSNEQSLRLTSIDHLGTIAARLRSDVMAGSERDAQEHIEILAQTLECQDDRKTPSPTEMRRMDAFADNMQQFQKCLIAYINRKSDTDPAYTYARDFYIAQWIYDSQVELEKLLKDPSTIDDLDAIDTAEITNSAMAMQQSETKISMLRSLLNPKKRNSLKRLEGVLDDKRAVVVTKSLASYRALSKSFDMYLRDFIRVLNDPAVHVRTRAMKSLSTIVAVDPGILSRLDVQKMIEIRGNDNSTLVREAAVDFVGRFILNRPELTLQYYDMLCQRIRRLTERMIQDSGVSVRKRVLKIFKDVCVLQPDCVKVDEICLTILKRIEFEEVSVKQMIVGVFREFWFSPPPISSETDSLLRRVTSITTVVGMWSEHEWFEQLVKPMLKSEDKAAVESLLCICQKMVDCLVQKVLTHDENVKGEKMDLVSCAKTLHLFCSLRPSLLLSHVSTLHHYLGSTTDAMVPLYMARILKDVVPLMDRPSPSFLAALEGNIVKIIMNYGPILIASGVECLGAIVNRVTHNYGLVHDCYARFTNCMNSMRVIRSTTPNDSHWQSHRGSLLRSIFTVGVMCKYFNMETVPVKEGTTRPSAKQVYSNLLYFIINGDKELQIKATQGLGLLTIRYPEMMLKPEVKKLYFEWLARDSDPAKKMQVLRNILNYLKEVETKLQMADTQATLSEVEKTDLLEFGDQHSSVSSSIAQTFLTPILEAMLHSDWAVRNGAIKSVVQIMHQGLVHPNQCVPYLIVMSTDNEAVTKSQADRELSEHTQRYGHLLQTQLTSGIKKSYELQQIIAGEVPRGFANDSVGSQLGLLGHVYTLLRSNKQHRRAFLRSLLRHFEDYEKCSIGFLLYLGDNLACLPYSTLEEPLFVVHHIDLTVSVTGSNLLQQFRETLGTVSTGPAHLDDEDIHSLSQQPCDLSQLIDCCRSSQGCVLLLLLKQHLKKCYGLSDSKCQKYSPTEPSKTYDKAVSRRSGVNFDPRQVMEEARCEWMGEKQTLKTKDDCLRQYTEFKDLMNKLDPFDEDGSDQETTRGPPTETRGPPTEQNRAHDSKEAVPVTRPEEVESTTRRLSRVSSASSLTSTSSHKSRGRRGSTSDRRVRPKKKRKIMISSDESDEDPDYYTR
- the LOC135334721 gene encoding nipped-B-like protein isoform X3, which codes for MQSSPSQDDYRQSYPSLVGIAPLLDVLGDLPLPCGLPTSVERCALGTKGISADTRRLLNTTDPIITAKITEALLSVDCSFLDLKEPPPQTVPASPNMKAPPLIQAVMFNMQPVIKLDKIDPKCLQGTNLHKSHRPTQLGGWTNLADTSVSVVPASSAKKQKVNKQSKKRCIVSSSSESDKAVHAVQQRKQPQATKRRKLIVSIPRNLKRESGPNHLTVRLPRSRLSGVLPPPDYKKGEESGFTMIEGQSVPLEHQKFPKKKKKKHHHHSKHNSERDLKLAKFIRLLESSVDLSVGDELLTSLVVNKLAAEVFSLKQHRLLHEVPVDRLVGLLQVMDTHVLDSAQLLLHIPPEGVGYEPRMWREHSRDRVLRSCDAAICILHVATTPHIPNNVLVEESIEQIITVTKYHLENNIYPQFDFVYKMEYKDAAVAHTKKRRGGAGHSTDRDTLAVYHKLTVVLGDVAHLVESHPLTDATILNLTGLGIVPFFVENVSVLQLSALRLVRSIFSRYEKHRDLIIEEIFSSLAKLPTSKRNLRSFKLSNGGSIQMLTALVLQLVQCLVSPRDNSDGTELKGDELDLQLTTGYDLALSIANKFLTKFQKKCTGGKDEDDYRPLFENFVQDLLSTLNLPEWPASEAVLTLLARLLTRTFSVRSNEQSLRLTSIDHLGTIAARLRSDVMAGSERDAQEHIEILAQTLECQDDRKTPSPTEMRRMDAFADNMQQFQKCLIAYINRKSDTDPAYTYARDFYIAQWIYDSQVELEKLLKDPSTIDDLDAIDTAEITNSAMAMQQSETKISMLRSLLNPKKRNSLKRLEGVLDDKRAVVVTKSLASYRALSKSFDMYLRDFIRVLNDPAVHVRTRAMKSLSTIVAVDPGILSRLDVQKMIEIRGNDNSTLVREAAVDFVGRFILNRPELTLQYYDMLCQRIRDSGVSVRKRVLKIFKDVCVLQPDCVKVDEICLTILKRIEFEEVSVKQMIVGVFREFWFSPPPISSETDSLLRRVTSITTVVGMWSEHEWFEQLVKPMLKSEDKAAVESLLCICQKMVDCLVQKVLTHDENVKGEKMDLVSCAKTLHLFCSLRPSLLLSHVSTLHHYLGSTTDAMVPLYMARILKDVVPLMDRPSPSFLAALEGNIVKIIMNYGPILIASGVECLGAIVNRVTHNYGLVHDCYARFTNCMNSMRVIRSTTPNDSHWQSHRGSLLRSIFTVGVMCKYFNMETVPVKEGTTRPSAKQVYSNLLYFIINGDKELQIKATQGLGLLTIRYPEMMLKPEVKKLYFEWLARDSDPAKKMQVLRNILNYLKEVETKLQMADTQATLSEVEKTDLLEFGDQHSSVSSSIAQTFLTPILEAMLHSDWAVRNGAIKSVVQIMHQGLVHPNQCVPYLIVMSTDNEAVTKSQADRELSEHTQRYGHLLQTQLTSGIKKSYELQQIIAGEVPRGFANDSVGSQLGLLGHVYTLLRSNKQHRRAFLRSLLRHFEDYEKCSIGFLLYLGDNLACLPYSTLEEPLFVVHHIDLTVSVTGSNLLQQFRETLGTVSTGPAHLDDEDIHSLSQQPCDLSQLIDCCRSSQGCVLLLLLKQHLKKCYGLSDSKCQKYSPTEPSKTYDKAVSRRSGVNFDPRQVMEEARCEWMGEKQTLKTKDDCLRQYTEFKDLMNKLDPFDEDGSDQETTRGPPTETRGPPTEQNRAHDSKEAVPVTRPEEVESTTRRLSRVSSASSLTSTSSHKSRGRRGSTSDRRVRPKKKRKIMISSDESDEDPDYYTR